In Candidatus Liberimonas magnetica, one DNA window encodes the following:
- a CDS encoding response regulator, with amino-acid sequence MKNGKKSQILIVDDEPDILLILGEFLSNEGFRVLTAKNGKQAVEKVKEYPVDLILLDMAMPELNGIEALKQVKAIKPELPAIMITAYRDAEKVVEAFRLGAYDCIFKPFDLKYLRKSILAQLME; translated from the coding sequence ATGAAAAACGGTAAAAAAAGCCAGATACTCATAGTTGACGATGAACCTGATATATTGCTTATTTTGGGAGAGTTTCTGAGCAATGAGGGGTTCAGGGTCTTGACTGCCAAGAATGGCAAGCAGGCAGTCGAGAAAGTGAAAGAATATCCCGTTGATCTGATACTCCTTGACATGGCTATGCCGGAATTAAACGGCATAGAGGCTTTAAAGCAGGTAAAGGCAATAAAACCCGAACTGCCAGCTATCATGATCACTGCGTACCGTGATGCAGAAAAAGTTGTTGAAGCCTTCAGGCTCGGTGCCTATGATTGCATTTTCAAACCCTTTGACCTTAAATATTTAAGAAAATCCATTTTAGCTCAATTGATGGAATAA
- a CDS encoding response regulator: MGLKKILIIEDEKDIVTVLKLALESNGFKVSEAYDGLSAIDMIEKEKYDLIVLDIMIPKFDGNSVNMRLKSSPQTADIPVIIMTGKDIAKNQADRIIDELKINAYLEKPFSVSLIVNKIKEILKNK; the protein is encoded by the coding sequence ATGGGTCTAAAAAAAATCCTTATTATTGAGGATGAAAAGGATATAGTAACTGTTCTTAAATTAGCTTTGGAGAGTAACGGGTTTAAGGTTTCCGAAGCATATGACGGCCTTAGCGCAATTGATATGATTGAAAAAGAAAAATATGACCTGATAGTGCTTGATATAATGATACCGAAGTTTGACGGAAATTCTGTGAATATGAGGCTAAAAAGTAGTCCCCAAACTGCGGATATACCGGTTATTATCATGACAGGAAAAGATATTGCAAAAAATCAGGCCGATAGAATAATAGATGAATTAAAAATAAATGCATATTTAGAAAAGCCGTTTTCAGTTTCATTGATCGTAAATAAAATCAAAGAGATACTTAAAAACAAATAA
- a CDS encoding HEAT repeat domain-containing protein, producing the protein MLFVRYFFYYKKEKIKLVHAKDLLNEAKENSRKIRDERDEFYKGFEKNKELLGYEHNTVEQLRNALSDLKKREFEEMRAELDIRTKYLEQKLRAEMLNKQEGEFNFKETMFKHGQEELSNNIIQGISVEEVTSPAVNALRDWVSLMAVNLYESAPDSVMDFLVKFSNDNNPLIRMNVIPVLDRIASDETVAILLKLYHDTDNRVQREVLKSLLELEKKIVNGEVKLQKDKVDQVNMILKNERSGGEWIF; encoded by the coding sequence GTGTTATTTGTAAGATATTTTTTTTATTATAAGAAAGAAAAGATAAAGCTCGTTCACGCAAAAGACTTGCTTAACGAAGCCAAGGAAAATAGCCGGAAAATAAGAGATGAAAGGGATGAGTTTTATAAAGGCTTTGAGAAAAACAAGGAACTGCTTGGTTACGAACACAACACCGTAGAACAACTTCGCAATGCGCTCAGTGATTTAAAAAAGCGGGAATTTGAAGAGATGCGCGCAGAACTGGATATACGTACAAAATATTTAGAACAGAAGCTAAGGGCTGAGATGCTCAATAAACAAGAAGGAGAATTTAATTTCAAAGAAACCATGTTTAAACACGGACAGGAGGAACTTTCAAATAATATAATACAAGGAATAAGTGTGGAAGAAGTGACATCACCTGCTGTTAATGCCTTAAGAGATTGGGTATCATTGATGGCGGTGAACCTTTATGAAAGCGCCCCGGATTCAGTAATGGATTTTCTTGTCAAATTTTCAAACGATAATAATCCTTTGATAAGGATGAATGTCATACCTGTACTTGACAGGATAGCGTCTGATGAGACTGTGGCTATTTTATTGAAGCTTTACCATGATACGGATAACAGAGTGCAAAGAGAAGTTTTAAAAAGCCTTCTTGAGCTTGAAAAAAAGATAGTAAACGGCGAAGTTAAATTACAAAAAGATAAAGTTGACCAAGTAAATATGATTTTAAAAAATGAGAGATCCGGCGGTGAATGGATATTTTAA